From a single Brassica napus cultivar Da-Ae chromosome C9, Da-Ae, whole genome shotgun sequence genomic region:
- the LOC106416896 gene encoding uncharacterized protein LOC106416896, protein MTIEQVLQELNKSKRWAGLHVADSSCFHYRRRLMLRVLEPLKVKGSNANDKFDAHKTLMEELDWNKGLLKRYLGRELSETGESIFTNEETGIFIGNEIHLLESSMTVLDNKFEDFRAQALHASVYMLWLTKHIPEVWSMLEEKLGTEKLKCVLSTVDQERPLLAFAPN, encoded by the exons ATGACAATCGAGCAG GTGCTACAAGAGTTGAACAAATCTAAAAGGTGGGCAGGGCTGCATGTAGCTGATAGTTCTTGTTTCCATTATCGCAGA CGGCTGATGCTCAGGGTTTTGGAGCCACTTAAGGTGAAAGGAAGCAATGCTAATGATAAATTTGATGCACATAAAACCTTGATG GAAGAGCTTGATTGGAACAAAGGGTTGTTAAAACGTTACTTGGGACGAGAG TTATCTGAAACCGGAGAGAGTATCTTCACGAATGAAGAAACTGGCATCTTCATTGGTAATGAGATCCATCTTCTAGAATCTTCTATGACCGTTCttgataacaagtttgaagatTTCCGAGCTCAAGCACTGCATGCTTCTGTCTACATGCTTTGGCTGACAAAG CATATTCCAGAAGTGTGGAGCATGCTTGAAGAGAAGCTTGGAACAGAGAAACTCAAATGTGTACTGAGCACAGTTGATCAAGAGAGACCCCTCCTTGCTTTTGCACCAAATTGA